Proteins co-encoded in one Listeria ivanovii subsp. ivanovii genomic window:
- the opp3b gene encoding oligopeptide ABC transporter permease, with protein MVKYTLKRVLYMLITLFIIASVTFVLMKFLPGTPYRNQEKLSDEQIHMMNEKYGLNDSIPVQYFNYMTGLVKGDLGVSFQLDNRPVSEILGALIGPSVQLALEAMVFGVIFGILLGVVAAMYQNRWPDYTSTFIAILGKSVPSFVFATVLQYVFAAKLQWFPVAGWGTFADTILPAFALAMFPLATAARFMRTELIDVFASDYVLLAKAKGNSRTEVAVKHAIRNALIPLITVLGPLSVALMTGSLVIENIYSIPGIGSQFVSSIQMNDYPVIMGTTLLFAVMLVFIILVVDILYGLIDPRIRVSGGRK; from the coding sequence GCTTATAACGTTATTCATCATTGCTTCAGTTACATTTGTTCTAATGAAATTCTTACCTGGTACGCCTTACCGTAATCAGGAGAAACTATCTGATGAACAAATTCATATGATGAATGAAAAATATGGACTAAATGATTCCATTCCAGTCCAATACTTTAATTATATGACAGGTTTGGTAAAAGGAGATTTAGGCGTTTCCTTCCAACTTGATAATAGACCAGTGTCTGAAATTTTAGGTGCACTGATTGGCCCATCTGTCCAATTAGCACTAGAGGCAATGGTTTTTGGTGTTATATTTGGTATCCTATTAGGGGTAGTAGCGGCCATGTATCAGAATAGGTGGCCGGATTATACGAGTACGTTTATAGCGATATTAGGGAAGTCTGTTCCTTCCTTTGTTTTCGCAACAGTTTTACAATATGTTTTTGCTGCAAAACTGCAATGGTTTCCAGTAGCAGGGTGGGGGACGTTTGCTGACACTATTCTACCGGCATTTGCACTTGCCATGTTCCCACTTGCCACAGCTGCTCGTTTTATGAGAACAGAACTAATTGATGTCTTTGCATCTGATTATGTTTTACTAGCGAAAGCAAAAGGAAATAGCAGAACTGAAGTAGCAGTAAAGCATGCGATTCGTAATGCACTTATTCCTTTAATTACCGTTTTAGGGCCATTGTCTGTAGCACTAATGACTGGTTCCCTTGTTATTGAGAATATTTACAGTATTCCAGGTATTGGTAGTCAATTTGTTTCTTCTATTCAAATGAATGATTATCCAGTAATCATGGGCACTACGCTTTTATTTGCTGTTATGTTAGTATTTATTATCTTAGTAGTGGATATTCTTTACGGATTGATTGATCCTCGAATCCGTGTGTCTGGAGGTAGAAAATAA
- a CDS encoding ABC transporter ATP-binding protein, which produces MEKLLEVKDLNISFHTYAGEVKAIRGVNFDLYKGETLAIVGESGSGKSVTTKSIMRLLPEGNSEIKSGQILFNGMDIAKAHEKEMQKIRGKDIAMIFQDPMTSLNPTMTIGKQISEPLIKHQKISKSEAHKTALRLLQLVGIPNAEERIKQYPHQFSGGMRQRVVIAISLACNPQILIADEPTTALDVTIQAQILDLMKDLQKKIDTSIIFITHDLGVVANVADRVAVMYGGKIVEIGTVDEIFYNPQHPYTWGLISSMPTLDTDDEELFVIPGTPPDLLHPPKGDAFAARNKYAMQIDLEEEPPLFKVSDTHYAATWLLHPDAPEVTPPDAVLRRQEQFAELHPGMQAVHAKGVEVE; this is translated from the coding sequence ATGGAAAAGCTATTAGAAGTGAAAGATTTAAATATTTCATTCCACACATATGCCGGAGAAGTAAAGGCGATTCGTGGAGTTAATTTTGATTTGTATAAAGGTGAAACGTTAGCGATTGTTGGCGAATCTGGTTCTGGAAAATCAGTAACGACCAAATCGATTATGCGTCTGCTTCCTGAAGGTAACTCAGAAATTAAAAGTGGTCAAATTTTATTTAACGGAATGGATATCGCTAAAGCTCATGAAAAAGAAATGCAAAAAATTCGTGGAAAAGATATAGCAATGATTTTCCAAGATCCAATGACATCACTAAATCCTACGATGACAATTGGTAAGCAAATTTCTGAACCACTTATTAAGCACCAAAAAATTAGCAAATCAGAAGCTCACAAAACAGCGTTACGTTTACTTCAATTAGTTGGGATTCCGAATGCAGAAGAACGGATTAAACAATATCCTCACCAATTTTCTGGTGGGATGCGTCAACGGGTTGTTATTGCGATTTCCCTTGCTTGTAATCCGCAAATCCTGATTGCTGACGAACCAACTACTGCACTTGATGTAACTATTCAAGCACAAATTTTAGACTTAATGAAAGATTTACAGAAAAAAATTGATACATCCATTATCTTTATTACCCATGATCTTGGCGTTGTAGCAAATGTTGCAGACCGAGTTGCTGTTATGTACGGTGGTAAAATTGTGGAAATTGGCACGGTTGATGAAATTTTCTATAATCCGCAACATCCTTACACTTGGGGATTAATTAGTTCTATGCCTACCTTGGATACAGATGATGAAGAATTATTTGTTATTCCTGGTACGCCTCCAGACTTGCTTCATCCTCCAAAAGGAGACGCATTTGCCGCTCGTAATAAATATGCAATGCAAATTGACCTTGAAGAAGAGCCACCACTATTTAAGGTGTCTGATACACATTATGCGGCTACATGGTTACTTCACCCAGATGCACCAGAAGTAACGCCTCCTGATGCTGTATTACGTCGCCAAGAACAGTTTGCGGAACTTCATCCTGGCATGCAAGCTGTCCATGCGAAGGGGGTAGAAGTAGAATGA
- a CDS encoding ABC transporter ATP-binding protein: MTEQKEKLLEIHNLKQYFNKGTASEVRAVDDISFDIYKGETLGLVGESGCGKSTTGRTIIRLYDATGGEVIYNGKDVHARKSRKEMLEFRRKMQMIFQDPYASLNPRMKVKDIIAEGIRIHGLAKTPEETNQQVYDLLETVGLSKEHAGRYPHEFSGGQRQRIGIARALAVQPEFIIADEPISALDVSIQAQVVNLLRQLQKEKNLTYLFIAHDLSMVKYISDRIGVMYFGKLVELAPANDLYHAPLHPYTESLLSAIPLPDPNYERTRVRKAYDPTSHNYKDGDEIKMREIAPGHFVYCSEEEEVMYKEKHAKLSAAAK; the protein is encoded by the coding sequence ATGACGGAGCAAAAAGAAAAATTATTAGAAATTCATAATCTAAAGCAATACTTTAACAAAGGTACTGCAAGTGAAGTACGTGCTGTTGATGATATTTCTTTTGATATTTATAAAGGTGAGACACTTGGATTAGTTGGGGAATCTGGTTGTGGTAAATCAACAACTGGACGTACTATTATTCGTTTGTACGATGCGACTGGTGGAGAAGTCATTTACAATGGTAAAGATGTGCATGCACGTAAAAGCCGTAAAGAAATGCTTGAGTTCCGTCGTAAAATGCAAATGATTTTCCAAGATCCATACGCGTCTTTAAATCCGCGTATGAAAGTAAAAGATATCATTGCAGAAGGTATCCGTATCCATGGACTTGCTAAAACGCCTGAAGAAACAAATCAACAAGTATATGATTTGTTGGAAACAGTTGGTTTAAGTAAAGAACATGCTGGTCGTTATCCACATGAATTCTCTGGTGGTCAACGTCAACGTATTGGTATTGCCCGTGCGCTTGCTGTTCAACCAGAATTTATCATTGCTGATGAACCTATTTCTGCCCTTGATGTATCTATTCAAGCACAAGTAGTTAACTTATTACGTCAATTACAAAAAGAAAAAAATCTAACTTACCTTTTTATCGCCCATGATTTATCGATGGTTAAATACATTAGTGACCGCATCGGTGTAATGTATTTTGGTAAATTAGTAGAGTTAGCACCGGCCAATGATTTATATCATGCGCCATTACATCCTTATACGGAATCACTTTTATCCGCAATTCCTTTGCCAGACCCGAATTATGAGCGGACTCGTGTGCGTAAAGCGTATGATCCAACGTCTCATAACTATAAAGATGGCGATGAAATTAAAATGCGTGAAATCGCTCCTGGACATTTTGTTTATTGTTCAGAAGAAGAAGAAGTAATGTATAAAGAGAAGCATGCTAAATTATCTGCTGCTGCTAAATAA
- a CDS encoding competence protein CoiA family protein, with protein MIIIFTARNDRGETFTITKTNVQRIRQEGKLFCKACSSPVMIKAGEIKIPHFAHEKSSQCAFASEGESERHLLAKSQIMSWFCYQGIAATLEHYFPKIARQADLFVSDKSVIEFQCSSVPISEMIRRTMDYLSLDLEVYWILGQTIRKVKGRIHLTAFQLAFLQSDPKLGYHFWHYSPEQEIFTLFYHLTFERGNTFFASEMHFSSKENMNEWKQKITRIISRNAYVKRDRLLERQKICFYYAQFKKHGQFMRRLYNAGYYLHYLPKEIGVDLDAQFLVITPAIEWQFDLWDIFFNRLEQGDTFSEAYFLEKFQLVVKQVRTIWLPTNEHLKLGKAYIAYLVGLGVIAAIPGNRYRVKRAMTCIHETVSEI; from the coding sequence GTGATAATCATTTTTACAGCGAGAAACGACCGAGGAGAAACATTTACTATTACTAAAACAAATGTGCAGCGTATTCGTCAAGAAGGCAAATTATTTTGTAAAGCTTGCTCAAGCCCGGTAATGATTAAAGCAGGTGAAATTAAAATACCCCACTTTGCCCATGAAAAATCAAGCCAGTGCGCATTTGCTTCTGAAGGAGAAAGTGAGCGACATTTACTCGCTAAAAGCCAAATTATGTCATGGTTCTGTTATCAAGGTATTGCTGCTACGTTAGAACATTATTTTCCTAAGATTGCAAGACAAGCTGATTTGTTTGTAAGCGATAAATCAGTGATTGAATTCCAGTGCTCCTCCGTGCCAATTAGCGAGATGATTAGAAGGACAATGGACTATTTATCACTTGATTTAGAGGTGTACTGGATACTTGGGCAAACAATTAGGAAGGTAAAGGGTCGCATTCATTTAACCGCATTTCAGCTGGCATTTTTACAATCTGATCCAAAGCTAGGTTATCATTTTTGGCATTATTCTCCAGAGCAAGAAATTTTCACATTGTTTTATCACTTAACGTTTGAGAGAGGGAATACTTTTTTTGCTAGCGAAATGCATTTTTCATCAAAAGAAAACATGAATGAATGGAAACAAAAAATAACTCGAATTATTTCGAGGAATGCTTATGTGAAAAGAGACAGATTATTAGAACGGCAAAAGATTTGTTTTTATTATGCCCAATTTAAAAAGCATGGGCAATTTATGCGCCGCTTATATAATGCTGGTTATTATTTACATTATTTACCGAAAGAGATTGGTGTGGATTTAGATGCACAATTCTTAGTTATTACGCCAGCTATTGAATGGCAATTTGATTTATGGGATATTTTCTTTAATCGACTTGAACAAGGCGATACATTTAGTGAAGCTTATTTTTTAGAGAAATTTCAATTAGTAGTAAAGCAAGTGAGAACAATTTGGTTACCAACTAATGAGCACTTGAAACTAGGAAAAGCTTACATTGCTTATTTGGTTGGGCTGGGAGTAATAGCAGCGATACCGGGAAATCGTTATCGAGTGAAACGTGCGATGACATGTATTCATGAAACTGTATCAGAAATATAA
- the opp3C gene encoding oligopeptide ABC transporter permease encodes MAEHKIAKERFQPAHILDAEAEKINRPSLTFMQDSWLRIRKNRAALVSLIVLALVIIMAIVGPYMSQNLGPDHDINRQITENASLPPKVQGFENMPFWNGHQSIGGEDVDIYKQNNIKEGTYYWLGSDTLGRDQFARIWAGTRVSLIIAVVAALCDLIIGVAYGLISGYVGGRVDNFMQRILEVIGAIPNLVVVILMMLVLEPGIASIIIAIAMTSWITMARVVRGQVLKLKNQEFVMASMTLGESTPKILIKHLIPNISGIIIINIMFSIPSAIFFEAFLSFIGLGLPAPAASLGVLVNDGYKTLQVLPYMILYPCIVLCIIMIAFNLIADGLRDAFDPKMRD; translated from the coding sequence ATGGCAGAACATAAAATTGCAAAAGAAAGATTCCAACCAGCACACATTCTGGATGCTGAAGCAGAGAAAATTAATCGCCCAAGTTTAACTTTTATGCAAGATTCTTGGCTTCGAATTCGTAAAAATAGAGCAGCATTAGTATCTCTTATTGTTTTGGCACTTGTTATAATCATGGCAATTGTTGGACCTTATATGTCACAAAATCTTGGCCCAGATCATGATATTAATAGACAAATCACTGAAAATGCTAGTTTGCCACCAAAAGTACAAGGCTTTGAAAATATGCCGTTTTGGAATGGCCATCAGTCTATTGGTGGGGAAGATGTAGATATTTATAAACAAAATAATATTAAAGAAGGTACTTACTACTGGTTAGGTAGTGACACGCTTGGACGTGATCAATTTGCTCGTATTTGGGCAGGTACTCGTGTATCTCTTATTATTGCTGTTGTTGCAGCACTATGTGACCTTATAATCGGGGTTGCTTATGGTTTGATTTCTGGTTATGTTGGGGGACGAGTAGATAACTTCATGCAACGTATATTAGAAGTTATTGGCGCTATTCCAAACTTAGTAGTAGTTATTTTAATGATGTTAGTTCTTGAACCAGGGATTGCATCAATAATCATTGCAATTGCGATGACTAGTTGGATAACAATGGCTAGGGTCGTCAGGGGACAAGTCTTAAAGCTCAAAAACCAAGAATTTGTTATGGCTTCCATGACCCTTGGTGAATCTACACCAAAAATTCTTATAAAACATTTAATACCGAATATTTCTGGGATTATTATTATTAACATTATGTTTAGTATTCCTAGCGCGATTTTCTTTGAAGCCTTTTTAAGCTTTATTGGATTAGGTCTTCCAGCTCCAGCCGCATCTCTAGGGGTCTTGGTCAATGATGGATATAAAACGTTACAAGTATTGCCGTATATGATACTTTATCCATGTATCGTATTATGTATTATCATGATTGCATTTAATCTGATTGCAGACGGCTTACGCGATGCCTTTGATCCTAAAATGCGCGATTAA
- the pepF gene encoding oligoendopeptidase F: MSKTNALPLREEVPKELTWDLTTIYPSDEAWEEAFVELQKIAEESTKFKGRLADSSQTLYEALQFRDKAYDLISNLYVYAHLKMDQDTANAKYQGLHSRAGSLVTKLMSALSYYDPEILAMDETVLKQFVEENPDLQLYAHLLEELNLSRPYILSEKEEALLANAGEVLGSSSNTFNTLNNADMKFPTIKDEDGEEIEITHGRFGKLLESNDPRVRRDAFLGVYSVYEGLKNTLASTLNGQVKKSNFYATTRGYQSAREAALSGNHIPETVYDSLLTSVNANATLLHRYVKLRKELLGLEELHMYDLYTPLSDDVNLEFTYDEAKELVLEALKPLGEEYQEILKEAFDSRWIDVMENKGKRSGAYSSGSYSTNPYILLNWQDNINNVYTLAHELGHSVHSYYTRKNQPFVYGDYSIFLAEVASTTNENLLTDYLLKKYKDPKVRAYLLNHYLDGFKGTVFRQTQFAEFEHTIHQADQNGIALTADYLTETYFDINKKYYGEAMVYDEEIGYEWSRIPHFYMNYYVFQYATGFSAASALSAKILTEGQSAVTAYIDFLKAGSSDYPIDVLKKAGVDMATPGPVDDALKVFEQRLDELEKLVK; this comes from the coding sequence ATGAGTAAAACAAATGCATTACCTTTAAGAGAAGAAGTACCAAAAGAGTTAACGTGGGATTTAACGACGATTTATCCAAGTGATGAAGCATGGGAAGAAGCGTTTGTAGAATTACAAAAAATTGCAGAAGAAAGTACTAAATTTAAAGGGCGTCTAGCAGATAGTAGTCAAACACTATATGAAGCGCTGCAATTTCGTGATAAAGCATATGATTTAATTAGTAACTTGTATGTCTATGCTCATTTAAAAATGGATCAAGATACAGCTAATGCAAAATATCAAGGGCTACATAGTCGGGCAGGTAGTTTAGTGACTAAGTTGATGTCAGCATTATCTTACTATGATCCAGAAATCTTAGCAATGGATGAAACGGTTTTAAAACAGTTTGTAGAAGAGAATCCAGACTTACAATTATATGCGCACCTTTTGGAAGAACTAAATCTTAGTCGCCCATATATTTTAAGTGAGAAGGAAGAAGCTTTACTTGCAAATGCAGGAGAAGTTCTTGGAAGTTCATCTAATACATTTAATACGCTAAATAATGCGGACATGAAGTTCCCAACCATTAAAGACGAAGATGGTGAAGAGATAGAAATCACACATGGCCGTTTTGGGAAATTATTAGAAAGTAATGACCCGCGTGTGCGTAGAGATGCTTTTCTAGGTGTTTATTCTGTTTATGAAGGGCTAAAAAACACACTAGCTTCAACATTAAACGGTCAAGTGAAAAAATCTAATTTTTATGCGACTACTCGAGGTTATCAATCAGCACGTGAAGCAGCCCTTTCTGGCAATCATATCCCTGAAACAGTATATGATTCGTTGCTTACGTCTGTAAATGCGAATGCAACTTTACTTCATCGTTATGTGAAGTTACGTAAGGAGCTATTAGGGTTAGAAGAATTGCATATGTATGATCTTTATACACCGCTTTCGGATGATGTTAATTTAGAATTCACTTATGATGAGGCAAAAGAACTTGTACTTGAAGCATTAAAGCCACTTGGAGAAGAGTATCAGGAAATCTTAAAAGAAGCTTTTGACAGTCGTTGGATTGATGTCATGGAAAATAAAGGAAAACGAAGTGGTGCCTATTCTTCCGGCTCTTATAGTACGAATCCTTATATTTTGTTGAATTGGCAGGATAATATTAATAATGTATACACACTTGCGCATGAACTTGGTCACAGTGTGCATAGTTACTATACTAGAAAAAACCAGCCATTTGTATATGGTGATTACTCAATTTTCTTAGCAGAAGTAGCTTCCACTACCAATGAAAATCTTTTGACTGATTACTTGCTTAAAAAATATAAAGATCCGAAAGTGCGTGCTTATCTACTGAATCATTATTTAGATGGATTTAAAGGGACTGTTTTCCGTCAGACGCAGTTTGCTGAGTTTGAGCATACTATCCATCAAGCAGATCAAAATGGTATTGCGTTAACTGCAGATTACCTAACTGAAACTTACTTTGATATTAATAAAAAGTATTATGGTGAGGCAATGGTTTATGATGAGGAAATCGGTTATGAATGGTCTCGCATTCCACATTTCTATATGAACTATTATGTTTTCCAATATGCTACCGGCTTTTCGGCTGCTTCAGCGCTTAGTGCAAAAATTTTGACAGAAGGGCAATCCGCTGTAACGGCATACATTGACTTTTTGAAGGCTGGGAGTTCGGATTATCCTATCGATGTGCTTAAAAAAGCGGGTGTGGATATGGCTACTCCAGGCCCAGTAGATGATGCGTTAAAAGTATTTGAGCAAAGACTAGATGAATTAGAAAAATTGGTAAAATAA
- the spxA gene encoding transcriptional regulator SpxA: MVTLYTSPSCTSCRKARAWLEEHDIPYKERNIFSEPLSLDEIKEILRMTEDGTDEIISTRSKTFQKLNVDLDSLPLQQLFELIQKNPGLLRRPIIIDEKRLQVGYNEDEIRRFLPRRVRTYQLREAQKMVN; encoded by the coding sequence ATGGTAACGTTATACACTTCACCTAGTTGCACATCTTGCCGAAAAGCTCGTGCATGGTTGGAAGAACATGATATCCCTTATAAGGAAAGAAACATTTTTTCCGAGCCACTTAGTTTGGATGAGATTAAAGAAATTCTTCGTATGACTGAGGACGGAACTGATGAAATTATCTCCACTCGTTCAAAAACTTTCCAAAAGTTGAATGTGGATTTAGATAGTCTTCCTTTGCAACAACTATTTGAATTAATCCAGAAAAATCCTGGCTTATTAAGACGACCTATCATTATTGATGAGAAACGTTTACAAGTTGGGTACAATGAAGATGAAATTCGCCGTTTCTTACCGCGCCGAGTACGCACGTATCAATTACGTGAAGCGCAAAAAATGGTTAACTAA
- the mecA gene encoding adaptor protein MecA — MEIERINEDTIKFYISYLDLEERGFNQEDVWYDREKSEELFWDMMDELKYEEEFSPEGPLWIQVQALKHGLEVFVTKATIGGKGEGGFDVTLNSPDELAEEKIEKLLEENFNPVKKEALGEDDTLEFILEFRDFEDVISLSRATGLENLVTKLYSYQEKYYLNVEFPENKYDESNIDNAVSILLEYGLESNLTSYMLAEYGKIIFDVPALQQVRQYF; from the coding sequence ATGGAAATTGAACGAATTAATGAAGATACAATTAAGTTTTATATCTCTTATCTGGATTTAGAAGAGCGCGGTTTTAACCAAGAAGACGTTTGGTATGATCGCGAGAAAAGCGAAGAGCTTTTCTGGGATATGATGGATGAGCTGAAATATGAAGAAGAGTTCTCTCCAGAAGGTCCGCTCTGGATACAAGTCCAAGCTTTAAAACATGGCTTAGAAGTATTTGTAACAAAAGCTACAATTGGTGGAAAAGGAGAGGGTGGCTTTGATGTCACGCTAAACTCCCCAGACGAGCTTGCAGAAGAAAAAATCGAAAAACTACTCGAAGAAAACTTCAACCCAGTGAAGAAAGAAGCACTTGGAGAAGATGATACGCTAGAGTTTATTTTAGAGTTCCGTGATTTTGAAGATGTTATTTCGTTATCACGTGCAACCGGACTAGAAAATCTAGTAACAAAATTATACTCGTATCAAGAGAAGTATTATTTGAATGTAGAGTTTCCTGAAAATAAGTATGATGAATCTAACATTGACAATGCCGTTAGTATTTTACTTGAGTACGGTTTAGAGTCGAATTTAACTAGTTATATGCTAGCAGAGTACGGAAAAATCATCTTTGACGTTCCTGCATTACAGCAAGTAAGACAATACTTTTAA